A single region of the Leisingera thetidis genome encodes:
- a CDS encoding twin-arginine translocase TatA/TatE family subunit translates to MLNNIGLPGLLLIAVVVLVLFGRGKISSLMGEVGKGITSFKKGISEGSKELEEDAAAEAKDVTPETGKDKV, encoded by the coding sequence ATGCTCAACAACATCGGCCTGCCTGGCCTTCTGCTCATCGCCGTCGTGGTTCTGGTCCTGTTCGGCCGCGGCAAGATTTCCTCGCTGATGGGCGAAGTCGGCAAAGGCATCACCTCGTTCAAGAAGGGCATCAGCGAAGGCAGCAAGGAGCTGGAAGAGGACGCTGCGGCCGAGGCCAAGGACGTCACGCCAGAGACCGGAAAAGACAAGGTCTAA
- the tatB gene encoding Sec-independent protein translocase protein TatB: MFDLGWTELLVIGVVALIVVGPKDLPVLFRNVGRFVGKAKGMAREFSRAMHDAADEAGVNEMAKGLKAASNPMGSAMDGVKQAAQDMAKSIDPTKFDPGSETGKLAAQRAEDAKKIQASTARAAAERKAREAEEALAKAEAAEAALKTDEEAKP, encoded by the coding sequence ATGTTCGATCTTGGGTGGACCGAACTGCTGGTCATCGGCGTGGTTGCGCTGATCGTGGTCGGCCCCAAGGACCTGCCGGTGCTGTTCCGCAATGTCGGGCGGTTCGTGGGCAAGGCCAAGGGGATGGCGCGTGAATTCAGCCGGGCGATGCATGACGCGGCGGATGAGGCCGGGGTCAATGAAATGGCCAAGGGGCTGAAGGCTGCCAGCAACCCGATGGGGTCTGCAATGGACGGGGTGAAGCAGGCTGCGCAGGACATGGCCAAGTCGATCGACCCGACCAAATTCGACCCCGGCAGCGAAACCGGCAAGCTGGCAGCGCAGCGCGCCGAGGATGCCAAGAAGATCCAGGCGTCGACCGCGCGGGCCGCGGCCGAGCGCAAGGCGCGCGAGGCCGAGGAGGCGCTGGCCAAGGCGGAAGCTGCCGAGGCGGCGCTGAAGACGGATGAAGAGGCCAAACCATGA
- the tatC gene encoding twin-arginine translocase subunit TatC — MSKTDEIDDSTAPLIEHLAELRNRLIHSVAAFIVGMVICFTVATPVFNFLTAPLCQVLAESGQDCALIFISPQEGFFVAIKISFLGGFILAFPYIGFQMWRFVAPGLYKNEKGAFLPFMIASPFMFILGASFAFYVVTPLAYDFFLGFQQFGSGGEAVTGQEVNQGLSVVFQGSAQEYLNLTIKFIVAFGLCFQLPVLLTLMGKAGLVSAEGLGSVRKYAVVAILVLAALVTPPDVITQIILFVVVYGLYEISIFLVRRVEAKREAKLRAEGYYDGEDEMDAHPDDPLMAEFEAEDGRDK; from the coding sequence ATGAGCAAGACGGATGAGATCGACGACTCAACCGCGCCGCTGATCGAGCATCTGGCCGAACTGCGCAACCGGCTGATCCATTCGGTTGCGGCCTTCATCGTCGGCATGGTGATCTGCTTCACCGTGGCGACGCCGGTGTTCAACTTTCTCACCGCGCCGCTGTGCCAGGTGCTGGCCGAAAGCGGCCAGGACTGTGCGCTGATCTTCATCAGCCCGCAGGAAGGCTTCTTTGTCGCGATCAAGATCTCTTTCCTGGGCGGCTTCATCCTGGCGTTTCCCTATATCGGGTTCCAGATGTGGCGGTTTGTGGCGCCGGGGCTGTACAAGAACGAAAAGGGCGCTTTCCTGCCCTTCATGATCGCCTCGCCCTTCATGTTCATCCTGGGCGCCAGCTTTGCCTTCTATGTGGTGACCCCGCTGGCCTATGATTTCTTCCTGGGCTTCCAGCAGTTCGGGTCCGGCGGCGAGGCTGTCACCGGCCAAGAGGTGAACCAGGGGCTCAGCGTGGTGTTTCAGGGCTCGGCACAGGAGTATCTGAACCTCACGATCAAGTTCATCGTCGCCTTTGGCCTGTGCTTTCAGCTGCCGGTGCTGCTGACGCTGATGGGCAAGGCCGGGCTGGTCAGCGCCGAGGGCCTGGGATCGGTCCGCAAATACGCGGTGGTGGCGATTCTGGTGCTGGCAGCCCTTGTGACGCCGCCCGACGTGATCACCCAGATCATCCTGTTCGTTGTGGTTTATGGCCTTTACGAGATCTCGATATTCCTGGTCCGCCGGGTCGAGGCCAAGCGCGAGGCCAAGCTGCGCGCCGAGGGCTACTACGACGGCGAGGACGAGATGGATGCCCATCCCGACGATCCGCTGATGGCCGAGTTCGAGGCCGAGGACGGCAGGGACAAGTAA
- a CDS encoding ATP-binding protein — MDQNALTRIAEALERMSPAPLETPDFNAAGAFVWHVGPERLEPVPDVNRVDLDLLVGINRSRDTLLDNTRRFAQGYAANNALLWGARGMGKSSLVKAVHGALAADHPELKLVELQREDLPSVARLLNHLRGAAHRFILFCDDLSFSHDDQHYKSLKAVLDGGIEGRPENVVFYATSNRRHLMPRDMIENERSSAINPSEAVEEKVSLSDRFGLWLGFHPCDQDEYLAMIQGYCAAYGVEVDAEELRAEAVEWQATRGARSGRVAWQFFTDLAGRHGVALR; from the coding sequence ATGGACCAGAACGCATTGACCCGCATCGCCGAGGCGCTGGAGCGGATGTCGCCCGCCCCCTTGGAAACCCCGGATTTCAACGCCGCCGGCGCCTTTGTCTGGCATGTGGGCCCGGAGCGGCTGGAGCCGGTTCCGGATGTGAACCGGGTCGATCTGGACCTGCTGGTCGGCATCAACCGCTCGCGCGATACGCTGCTGGACAACACCCGCCGTTTTGCGCAAGGTTACGCCGCCAACAACGCGCTTCTGTGGGGCGCGCGCGGGATGGGGAAATCGAGCCTTGTCAAAGCCGTGCATGGCGCCCTTGCCGCGGATCACCCGGAGCTGAAACTGGTGGAGCTGCAGCGCGAGGATCTGCCGTCGGTGGCGCGGCTGCTCAACCATCTGCGCGGCGCGGCGCACCGCTTCATCCTGTTCTGCGATGACCTGTCGTTCAGCCATGACGACCAGCACTACAAGAGCCTCAAGGCGGTGCTGGACGGCGGCATCGAGGGGCGGCCGGAAAACGTGGTGTTCTACGCCACCTCGAACCGGCGCCACCTGATGCCGCGCGACATGATCGAGAACGAGCGCTCCAGCGCCATCAACCCGTCGGAAGCGGTGGAGGAAAAGGTGTCGCTGTCGGACCGGTTCGGGCTGTGGCTGGGCTTCCATCCTTGCGATCAGGACGAATACCTGGCGATGATCCAGGGCTATTGCGCCGCCTATGGCGTCGAGGTGGACGCAGAGGAGCTGCGGGCCGAAGCGGTGGAGTGGCAGGCCACCCGCGGCGCCCGCTCGGGCCGGGTGGCCTGGCAGTTCTTCACCGATCTGGCCGGGCGGCACGGCGTGGCCCTGCGCTGA
- a CDS encoding peptidoglycan DD-metalloendopeptidase family protein: MTRTPPTRTAFGGLPRARLLAVLPLAGVLAACQSPLDYDLRGQLGAFNTAGAAQSATANRPSPDARGLITYPSYQVAVAQRGDTVSDVAARIGLPPQEVARFNGMESSDKMRQGEVLALPRRAPDSLPAGAGSSPGSVDIASLAGQAIDTAPLTSPNPGSVTTTSIQPVPDPQPAKVQRGPEPVRHKVKRGETAYTISRLYQVPVKSLAEWNGLGSDFAVREGQFLLIPLKEERAPELAPAAAPVAVTEPGAGSETPVPPSASRPLPEEKVEPAAVKPAAETLPTPELPKPSRASSAAMAYPVQGKIIKTYAKGRNDGIDIAAAAGAPVTAAEAGTVAAITKDSNNVPIVVIRHSQKLLTVYQNVGNITVNKGDSVVRGQRIASLRSGDDAYVHFEVRDGFESIDPLSYLN; this comes from the coding sequence ATGACCCGGACCCCCCCCACCCGGACCGCCTTCGGCGGGCTGCCCCGTGCACGGCTGCTGGCCGTATTGCCGCTGGCCGGGGTGCTGGCTGCCTGCCAAAGCCCGCTGGATTACGACCTGCGCGGCCAGCTGGGGGCTTTCAACACCGCCGGCGCCGCCCAGTCCGCCACCGCCAACCGCCCCTCTCCGGATGCCCGCGGCCTGATCACCTACCCCTCCTACCAGGTGGCGGTGGCGCAGCGCGGCGATACCGTCTCGGATGTGGCCGCCCGCATCGGCCTGCCGCCCCAGGAAGTGGCCCGGTTCAACGGCATGGAATCCAGCGACAAGATGCGCCAGGGCGAAGTGCTGGCCCTGCCGCGCCGCGCGCCGGACAGCCTGCCCGCGGGGGCCGGCTCCTCGCCGGGATCGGTCGATATCGCCAGCCTTGCAGGCCAGGCCATCGACACCGCGCCGCTGACCTCGCCCAATCCGGGATCGGTGACCACCACCTCGATCCAGCCGGTCCCCGATCCGCAGCCTGCCAAGGTGCAGCGCGGCCCGGAGCCGGTGCGCCACAAGGTAAAACGCGGCGAGACCGCCTATACCATCTCGCGGCTCTACCAGGTGCCGGTGAAATCGCTGGCCGAGTGGAACGGGCTGGGCAGCGATTTTGCGGTGCGCGAAGGCCAGTTCCTGCTGATCCCCCTGAAGGAAGAGCGCGCTCCCGAGCTGGCGCCGGCGGCAGCCCCGGTGGCGGTGACCGAGCCGGGCGCCGGCTCTGAAACGCCAGTGCCGCCCAGCGCCAGCCGGCCGCTGCCGGAAGAGAAGGTCGAGCCCGCCGCCGTCAAGCCGGCTGCGGAAACCCTGCCCACGCCGGAGCTGCCCAAGCCCAGCCGCGCCAGCAGCGCCGCGATGGCCTATCCGGTGCAGGGCAAGATCATCAAGACCTACGCCAAGGGCCGCAACGACGGCATCGACATTGCCGCGGCCGCCGGCGCGCCGGTCACGGCCGCCGAAGCGGGCACCGTGGCGGCGATCACCAAAGATTCCAACAATGTGCCGATCGTGGTGATCCGCCACAGCCAGAAGCTGCTGACGGTCTACCAGAACGTCGGCAACATCACCGTCAACAAGGGCGACAGCGTCGTGCGCGGCCAGCGCATCGCCTCACTGCGCAGCGGCGACGACGCCTATGTGCATTTCGAGGTCCGCGACGGCTTCGAAAGCATCGACCCGCTCAGCTACCTGAACTGA
- a CDS encoding protein-L-isoaspartate(D-aspartate) O-methyltransferase has product MSGPGPETKMQFLFSVRSRGVTDTHVLEAIEEIDRGLFVRGIFAQRAYEDVPLPISCGQTISQPSVVGMMTQALQISPRDTVLEVGTGSGYQAAILSKLARRVYTIDRHARLVREARAVFDGLRLSNVTSLVGDGSHGLSEQAPFDRIIVTAAAEDPPGPLLAQLKVGGIMVLPVGQSNHVQTLIRVRKTEDGLEYDELRPVRFVPLLEGLGKDS; this is encoded by the coding sequence ATGAGCGGACCCGGCCCGGAAACCAAGATGCAGTTCCTGTTCTCGGTGCGCTCGCGCGGCGTCACCGACACCCATGTTCTGGAGGCCATCGAGGAGATCGACCGCGGCCTGTTCGTGCGCGGCATCTTTGCGCAGCGCGCCTATGAGGACGTGCCGCTGCCGATTTCCTGCGGCCAGACCATCTCGCAGCCCTCGGTGGTGGGGATGATGACCCAGGCGCTGCAGATCTCGCCGCGCGACACCGTGCTGGAGGTCGGCACCGGCTCCGGCTATCAGGCGGCGATCCTGTCGAAACTGGCGCGCCGGGTCTATACCATCGACCGTCACGCCCGGCTGGTGCGCGAGGCGCGGGCGGTGTTCGACGGCCTGCGCCTCAGCAATGTGACCTCGCTGGTCGGCGACGGCAGCCACGGCCTGAGCGAACAGGCGCCGTTCGACCGCATCATCGTGACGGCGGCGGCCGAGGATCCGCCCGGGCCGCTGCTGGCGCAGCTCAAGGTGGGCGGCATCATGGTGCTGCCGGTGGGCCAGTCCAACCACGTGCAGACCCTGATCCGGGTGCGCAAGACCGAGGACGGGCTGGAGTATGACGAATTGCGCCCGGTGCGCTTTGTGCCCCTGCTCGAAGGGCTGGGCAAGGACAGCTGA
- the surE gene encoding 5'/3'-nucleotidase SurE, which produces MRILITNDDGISAEGLAILDAIAHEVAGPDGEVWTVAPAFEQSGVGHCITYTRPTMLSQLGSRRFAAEGSPADCVLAGIHVALQGNKPDLVLSGVNRGNNSAENALYSGTLGGAMEAALQGIPAMALSQYYGPANRETENPFEASAVHGAALVQKILAAQPQDAQDYRLFYNINFPPVPAADVKGTRVAPQGFRRGSHFSAQEQLSPTGRRCIWIRGGNQQAGTAPGSDAAVNLDGYISVTPMRADLTARDAIGALKAIESAGA; this is translated from the coding sequence ATGCGCATTCTGATCACCAATGACGACGGCATCAGCGCCGAAGGGCTCGCCATCCTCGACGCCATCGCCCATGAGGTCGCAGGCCCGGACGGCGAGGTCTGGACCGTGGCGCCGGCATTCGAACAGTCCGGCGTCGGCCATTGCATCACCTACACCCGCCCCACCATGCTCAGCCAGCTGGGCAGCCGCCGCTTTGCCGCCGAAGGCTCGCCCGCCGACTGCGTGCTGGCGGGCATTCATGTGGCGCTGCAGGGCAACAAGCCCGACCTGGTGCTGTCGGGGGTGAACCGCGGCAACAACTCGGCGGAAAACGCGCTCTATTCCGGCACCCTGGGCGGCGCCATGGAAGCGGCGCTGCAGGGCATCCCGGCAATGGCGCTGTCGCAGTATTACGGCCCCGCCAACCGCGAAACCGAAAACCCGTTCGAGGCTTCCGCCGTGCATGGCGCCGCTTTGGTGCAGAAGATCCTGGCGGCCCAGCCGCAGGATGCGCAGGACTACCGGCTGTTCTACAACATCAATTTCCCGCCGGTCCCGGCGGCGGACGTCAAGGGCACCCGCGTGGCCCCCCAGGGTTTCCGCCGCGGCAGCCATTTTTCGGCCCAGGAGCAGCTGTCCCCCACCGGGCGCCGCTGCATATGGATCCGCGGCGGCAACCAGCAGGCCGGAACCGCCCCCGGGTCGGACGCGGCGGTCAATCTGGACGGCTATATCTCGGTCACCCCGATGCGCGCCGATCTGACCGCGCGCGACGCCATCGGCGCGCTGAAGGCGATTGAAAGTGCCGGCGCATGA
- a CDS encoding SDR family NAD(P)-dependent oxidoreductase: protein MTDKIALITGASRGLGNALAEALAPTHHIVAVARTTGALEELDDRIKASGGSATLAPMDITVPEAMATLCRGIHDRWGKLDLWLHTAIHATALCPAPSVAAKDWTKAVAINATAASVLIAYVAPLLGQTGRAVFFDDPKAGEKFYGTYGATKAAQMALARSWQAESARTGPQVRILEPQPMATALRARFHPGEDRGPLSSIQDEAARLLPQILAD, encoded by the coding sequence ATGACAGACAAAATCGCTCTCATCACCGGCGCATCGCGCGGCCTCGGCAACGCCCTGGCCGAGGCGCTTGCGCCCACCCATCACATTGTCGCCGTGGCCCGCACCACCGGCGCGCTGGAAGAGCTTGACGACCGCATCAAGGCGTCGGGCGGCTCTGCCACCCTGGCGCCGATGGACATCACCGTGCCCGAGGCGATGGCAACGCTGTGCCGCGGCATCCATGACCGCTGGGGCAAGCTGGACCTGTGGCTGCACACCGCGATCCATGCCACCGCGCTCTGCCCGGCGCCTTCGGTGGCGGCCAAGGACTGGACCAAGGCGGTTGCCATCAACGCCACCGCGGCATCGGTGCTGATCGCCTATGTGGCGCCGCTCCTGGGCCAGACGGGCCGCGCGGTGTTCTTTGACGACCCCAAGGCGGGCGAGAAGTTCTACGGCACCTATGGCGCCACCAAGGCGGCGCAGATGGCGCTGGCCCGAAGCTGGCAGGCGGAATCCGCGCGCACCGGCCCGCAGGTGCGCATTCTGGAGCCGCAGCCGATGGCCACCGCCCTGCGCGCCCGCTTCCACCCGGGCGAGGACCGCGGCCCTCTCAGCTCCATCCAGGACGAGGCCGCACGCCTGCTGCCGCAGATCCTGGCAGACTGA
- a CDS encoding DUF2199 domain-containing protein, whose amino-acid sequence MLTSPRQCRCCGATFAQLLSLSCDRPDICPEDMEVEDNSAVLATRGDILTEDFCRLGELRFIRAVLAVPLANSRGEEFILGTWASLSRDDFDAYLDLFEMRETEKLGDRPAWLANAIPPDMPVPAGCMLEMRPGGQYPELKVTEQNHPLYPLQKDGAELEELLELLYAYGHDLPSLVFDA is encoded by the coding sequence ATGCTGACCTCTCCGCGCCAGTGCCGCTGCTGCGGCGCGACCTTTGCGCAGCTTCTGAGCCTCAGCTGCGACCGGCCCGACATCTGCCCCGAGGACATGGAGGTGGAGGACAACTCCGCCGTCCTCGCCACCCGCGGCGATATCCTGACCGAGGATTTCTGCCGCCTGGGCGAGCTGCGCTTCATCCGCGCGGTGCTGGCGGTGCCGCTGGCGAACAGCCGCGGCGAGGAGTTCATCCTGGGCACCTGGGCCAGCCTCAGCCGGGATGATTTCGACGCCTATCTCGACCTCTTCGAGATGCGCGAGACCGAAAAGCTGGGCGACCGCCCGGCCTGGCTGGCCAATGCGATCCCGCCCGACATGCCGGTGCCCGCAGGCTGCATGCTGGAGATGCGCCCCGGCGGCCAGTACCCGGAACTGAAGGTCACCGAGCAGAATCACCCGCTTTATCCGCTGCAGAAGGACGGCGCCGAGCTGGAGGAGCTGCTGGAGCTGCTCTATGCCTATGGCCACGACCTGCCGTCGCTGGTTTTCGACGCCTGA
- the purF gene encoding amidophosphoribosyltransferase — protein sequence MCGILGIASRDTDVFAEIYDGLLMLQHRGQDASGIVTYTGEFFRERKANGLVKDVFGPSDAETLTGRVGMGHVRYPTAGSLSAAEAQPFFVNAPYGIYLVHNGNITNTAEQREKVTGKYSRHLRTTSDSEILLNVLADKVADAIKVNGNAEPIRNIFAGVKMTMERVQGAYSVLCMIAGVGMLAFRDPHGIRPLSVGKRPAQGEGDDYCIASEDVAFGINGFKKLRDVKAGEAILIDLDGNMHSFQAVEGKLTPCIFEYVYLARPDSMMDGVSVYKTQLRMGQALAKQIQEAGLEIDSIIPVPDSARPVALEVANSTGIRYREGLVKNRYVGRTFIMPGQAERQKSVRRKLNAIPLEFKDRNVLLIDDSIVRGNTIKKIVQMCREAGAKKVYIASASPPVKYPNVYGIDMPTKHELIANGLSVEEIREELGADGLFYQKLEDLIWAAQEGNPDIQGFDCSCFDGNYITGVTPEYLAALEGSSRVSAKIQDMPAPGASWNASKLAAG from the coding sequence ATGTGCGGGATTTTGGGGATCGCAAGCCGGGACACCGATGTCTTTGCGGAAATTTATGACGGGCTCCTGATGCTGCAGCACCGCGGCCAGGACGCCTCGGGCATCGTGACCTACACCGGCGAGTTCTTCCGCGAGCGCAAGGCCAACGGCCTGGTCAAGGACGTGTTCGGGCCGTCGGACGCCGAAACCCTGACGGGCCGCGTCGGCATGGGCCATGTGCGCTATCCCACCGCGGGCTCGCTGAGTGCCGCCGAGGCGCAGCCGTTCTTTGTCAACGCGCCCTATGGCATCTATCTGGTGCATAACGGCAATATCACCAACACCGCCGAGCAGCGCGAGAAGGTGACCGGCAAGTACAGCCGCCATCTGCGCACCACCTCGGATTCGGAAATCCTGCTGAACGTGCTGGCCGACAAGGTGGCGGACGCGATCAAGGTGAATGGCAACGCCGAGCCGATCCGCAACATCTTTGCCGGCGTCAAGATGACCATGGAGCGGGTGCAGGGCGCCTATTCGGTGCTGTGCATGATCGCCGGTGTCGGCATGCTGGCGTTCCGCGATCCGCACGGCATCCGGCCGCTGTCGGTCGGCAAGCGCCCGGCGCAGGGCGAGGGCGATGACTACTGCATTGCCTCCGAAGACGTGGCGTTCGGCATCAACGGGTTCAAGAAGCTGCGCGATGTGAAGGCCGGCGAAGCGATCCTGATCGATCTGGACGGCAACATGCACAGCTTCCAGGCGGTCGAGGGCAAGCTGACCCCCTGCATCTTCGAGTATGTCTATCTGGCGCGGCCGGACTCGATGATGGACGGCGTCTCGGTCTACAAGACCCAGCTGCGCATGGGCCAGGCGCTGGCCAAGCAGATCCAGGAGGCCGGGCTGGAGATCGACAGCATCATCCCGGTGCCTGATTCGGCGCGGCCCGTGGCGCTGGAAGTCGCCAACTCCACCGGCATCCGCTACCGCGAGGGTCTGGTGAAGAACCGCTATGTGGGCCGGACCTTCATCATGCCGGGCCAGGCCGAGCGGCAGAAATCGGTGCGCCGCAAGCTGAACGCGATCCCGCTGGAGTTCAAGGACCGCAACGTGCTGCTGATCGACGATTCCATCGTGCGCGGCAACACCATCAAGAAGATCGTGCAGATGTGCCGCGAGGCCGGCGCCAAGAAGGTCTATATCGCCTCCGCCTCGCCGCCGGTGAAGTATCCCAACGTCTATGGCATCGACATGCCGACCAAGCACGAGCTGATCGCAAACGGCCTCAGCGTCGAGGAAATCCGCGAGGAGCTGGGCGCCGACGGGCTGTTCTACCAGAAGCTCGAGGACCTGATCTGGGCCGCCCAGGAAGGCAACCCGGACATCCAGGGCTTTGACTGCTCCTGCTTTGACGGCAACTACATCACCGGCGTCACCCCGGAATACCTCGCGGCGCTGGAAGGCAGCAGCCGGGTCAGCGCCAAGATCCAGGACATGCCCGCCCCCGGCGCCTCCTGGAACGCCTCCAAGCTGGCCGCGGGCTGA
- a CDS encoding GYD domain-containing protein, giving the protein MPRFIVTGSYTPAAMKAVIENPSDREAAARSLVEAAGGTLESYYLTTGENDFAIKVTIDDISDLLAGLLVTGASGAVSNLKTVRAFTSDEFTAIQKKAGKIASAYKAPGG; this is encoded by the coding sequence ATGCCAAGATTTATCGTGACCGGCAGCTACACGCCCGCTGCCATGAAGGCGGTGATCGAGAACCCGAGCGACCGCGAGGCGGCGGCCCGGTCCCTTGTCGAGGCCGCGGGCGGCACGCTGGAAAGCTACTACCTGACCACCGGGGAAAACGATTTCGCCATCAAGGTGACCATCGACGATATCAGCGACCTGCTGGCCGGCCTGCTGGTGACCGGCGCCAGCGGCGCTGTCAGCAACCTGAAAACCGTGCGGGCGTTCACCTCGGACGAGTTCACCGCGATACAGAAAAAGGCCGGCAAGATCGCCAGCGCCTACAAGGCGCCGGGCGGCTGA